The following proteins come from a genomic window of Pirellula staleyi DSM 6068:
- a CDS encoding MoaD/ThiS family protein, producing the protein MKTIRVHLPYHLRLLARDLSTQSPDVSSDPVAREVSIEVEEPITIARVIGALESRYPSLRGTIRDQQTGSRRAFVRFFVSGADWSNQSLDTLLPDAIASGDEPLMVIGALAGG; encoded by the coding sequence ATGAAAACGATTCGTGTCCATTTGCCGTATCACTTGCGACTCTTAGCGCGCGATCTGTCGACGCAATCGCCAGATGTGAGTAGCGATCCTGTCGCGCGCGAGGTGTCGATCGAGGTCGAAGAGCCGATTACGATTGCCCGCGTGATTGGCGCGCTTGAGTCGCGTTATCCTTCGCTGCGAGGAACGATTCGCGATCAGCAGACGGGAAGTCGACGCGCATTCGTCCGGTTTTTTGTGAGCGGCGCAGATTGGTCGAATCAGTCGCTCGACACTCTCCTGCCCGACGCGATTGCCAGTGGCGATGAACCACTGATGGTGATCGGCGCACTCGCTGGTGGCTAG
- a CDS encoding sulfatase: protein MKPSHLSAIRLSLIYAVVSTFLCCATLPSTIAAEQQPNIVFFLVDDLGQRDLGCYGSTFYETPNIDKLAADGARFTQAYAACPVCSPTRASILTGLWPQRTGITDYIATDNSNGPAKWNRNTMTLPAAYRDRLALDSPTLAKSLKSAGYATFFAGKWHLGPEGFYPENQGFDINRGGIERGGPYGGKQYFSPYGNPRLTDGPAGEHLPDRLATETCQFIEAHQKQPFFAYFSFYSVHTPLQAREDLRQKYVAKREKLGLKPTWGREHMRDVRQVQEHAVYAAMVDAMDQAVGKVLAKLDELGLRENTLVIFTSDNGGLSTSEGWPTSNLPLRGGKGWMYEGGIREPLVMRWPAKVKAGSTIDTPVSSPDFMATLLAATATKPAEQQQIDGVSLLPLLAGEKLKERSLFWHYPHYGNQGGAPAAAIRRGSWKLIEWLEDGQVELFNLATDESETTNLASKEPALVREMLAELHAWQKEVGAILPEKNPNYDPAKPSGRGARNQPTSQPAKGKRS from the coding sequence ATGAAACCATCGCACCTCTCCGCGATTCGTCTTTCGTTGATTTACGCTGTCGTCAGTACGTTTTTGTGCTGCGCAACATTGCCCAGTACGATCGCTGCAGAACAACAGCCGAACATCGTTTTCTTTTTGGTCGATGACTTGGGGCAGCGCGATTTGGGCTGCTATGGGAGTACGTTCTACGAAACGCCGAATATCGACAAACTGGCTGCTGATGGAGCGAGATTCACACAGGCATATGCAGCATGTCCTGTCTGCTCGCCAACACGCGCGAGCATCTTGACTGGCCTGTGGCCACAGCGGACCGGGATTACCGACTACATCGCAACCGACAACTCCAACGGACCGGCGAAGTGGAATCGCAACACGATGACACTCCCGGCAGCTTATCGCGATCGGCTGGCGCTCGATTCTCCGACGCTGGCTAAGTCGCTGAAATCTGCTGGTTATGCCACGTTTTTCGCTGGCAAATGGCATCTCGGTCCCGAAGGTTTTTACCCTGAGAATCAAGGCTTCGACATCAATCGAGGTGGCATCGAACGCGGTGGTCCTTATGGTGGCAAGCAGTATTTTTCTCCCTATGGCAATCCACGTTTGACAGACGGCCCCGCTGGTGAGCATCTTCCCGATCGACTCGCCACCGAGACTTGTCAGTTCATCGAGGCCCATCAGAAGCAGCCGTTCTTCGCTTACTTTTCGTTCTACAGCGTGCATACTCCTTTGCAGGCGCGTGAGGACCTTCGACAAAAGTATGTTGCCAAACGTGAGAAGCTGGGACTGAAACCAACCTGGGGACGCGAGCACATGCGCGATGTCAGGCAGGTGCAAGAGCACGCCGTGTATGCCGCGATGGTCGATGCGATGGATCAAGCAGTGGGCAAGGTGCTCGCGAAGCTCGACGAACTTGGTCTCCGCGAAAATACGCTGGTGATCTTCACGAGCGATAACGGCGGACTCTCGACGAGCGAAGGTTGGCCGACATCGAACCTGCCGCTGCGTGGCGGTAAAGGGTGGATGTATGAAGGTGGGATTCGCGAGCCGCTCGTGATGCGCTGGCCGGCAAAAGTAAAAGCCGGTTCGACCATCGATACACCCGTTTCGAGCCCCGATTTCATGGCCACGTTGCTCGCAGCCACTGCGACGAAACCGGCCGAGCAGCAGCAGATCGATGGTGTTAGTTTGTTGCCGCTGCTGGCAGGTGAGAAGCTCAAAGAACGTTCGCTCTTTTGGCACTATCCGCACTACGGCAATCAAGGAGGAGCGCCGGCAGCCGCGATTCGTCGTGGTTCCTGGAAGTTGATCGAGTGGCTCGAAGATGGCCAGGTCGAGTTGTTCAATCTCGCGACCGACGAAAGTGAAACCACCAATCTGGCCTCGAAAGAACCGGCTTTGGTGCGCGAGATGCTCGCCGAGTTGCATGCGTGGCAGAAAGAAGTGGGAGCAATACTTCCCGAGAAAAATCCGAACTACGATCCGGCCAAGCCGAGTGGTCGCGGTGCTAGAAATCAGCCGACATCTCAGCCTGCCAAAGGCAAACGTTCGTAA
- a CDS encoding arylsulfatase: MLTSHYQLTHALFPTWLMFTAIVAFLSSASSTFAAEREVTQPNIVVFLADDAGWGDYSFSGNTNLSTPHIDSIARGGASIDRFFVCSVCSPTRAEFLTGRYHQRGGVRGVSTGQERLDLSERTLADSLRAAGYATGAFGKWHNGSQWPYHPNARGFDEYFGYTSGHWGEYFNPPLEHNGKLNNYEGYIVDICTDRAITFIEASKNKPFFCYVPFTTPHSPWSVPSADWKRFQDKPLEKRATNLKQEQLDQTRCALAMVENQDRNVGRVLSKLDELKLRENTIVVYFSDNGPNSARWTGGMKGKKGTTDEGGVRSVCYIQWPKRIAAAQTIQPIAGAIDLLPTLLSLAGVKHVGELPLDGRDLAPLLTGQQPEWPERLLFTTWAGKVSARSQTHRLDEQGLLFDMQSDPGQTTPVNDREPKLTAEMKSAVAKWKAEMERELALDATPPLEATLLEGVKLTNVDARPIPLGYREFPITMLPARDGQPVGGVKRSSSAPNSSYFVNWKSTDDKVVWLVDVNVHGKYLVTIDYTCPEADAGSTLELRLGKSRLVATVTPGWDPPLYTDQDTLPRPPAESSMKPFRTLDLGVVELQPGIGLLTLQATKIPGNSVMDLRRVTLVLQD; this comes from the coding sequence ATGCTGACCAGTCACTATCAGCTCACGCACGCGCTGTTCCCAACATGGCTGATGTTCACAGCGATTGTCGCTTTTCTCAGCAGCGCGAGCAGTACGTTTGCCGCAGAGCGCGAAGTTACTCAGCCGAACATCGTGGTGTTTCTCGCCGACGATGCTGGCTGGGGAGACTATAGTTTTTCGGGCAACACGAACCTGAGCACACCGCATATCGATTCGATTGCACGAGGCGGAGCTTCGATCGATCGTTTCTTTGTTTGTTCCGTTTGCTCTCCGACACGAGCGGAATTTTTGACAGGCCGCTATCATCAGCGCGGCGGTGTGCGCGGTGTTTCGACCGGTCAAGAGCGTCTGGATCTGAGTGAGCGAACGCTGGCTGATTCGCTTCGCGCGGCGGGTTATGCCACCGGTGCTTTTGGAAAATGGCACAACGGAAGTCAGTGGCCCTATCATCCGAACGCTCGTGGATTTGACGAGTATTTCGGCTACACATCGGGGCATTGGGGGGAGTACTTCAATCCGCCTCTCGAGCACAACGGCAAGCTGAATAACTACGAGGGCTACATCGTCGACATCTGCACTGATCGCGCGATCACGTTCATCGAGGCCTCGAAAAACAAGCCCTTCTTTTGCTACGTTCCGTTCACTACGCCGCATTCGCCCTGGAGTGTTCCCTCCGCCGACTGGAAACGTTTTCAAGACAAACCACTCGAAAAGCGAGCAACCAATCTCAAGCAAGAACAGCTTGACCAGACGCGCTGTGCGCTGGCGATGGTCGAAAATCAAGATCGCAACGTGGGGCGTGTGCTGTCGAAACTCGACGAGCTTAAGCTGCGTGAGAACACGATTGTGGTTTACTTCTCCGACAACGGCCCCAACTCGGCGCGCTGGACTGGTGGCATGAAGGGGAAGAAAGGGACGACCGACGAAGGGGGCGTTCGGAGTGTCTGCTACATCCAGTGGCCCAAGCGCATTGCAGCCGCACAAACGATCCAGCCGATTGCAGGGGCTATTGATCTGCTCCCAACACTGCTGTCGCTCGCGGGTGTGAAACATGTCGGCGAGCTGCCGCTCGATGGTCGCGACCTTGCTCCGCTTCTCACCGGTCAGCAGCCAGAGTGGCCCGAGCGTTTGCTCTTTACTACTTGGGCTGGCAAGGTGAGTGCTCGCAGCCAAACGCATCGACTCGACGAACAAGGTCTGCTGTTCGACATGCAAAGCGATCCGGGACAGACCACGCCGGTGAATGATCGCGAGCCGAAACTGACAGCCGAAATGAAGTCGGCGGTGGCAAAGTGGAAGGCCGAGATGGAGCGAGAACTTGCGCTCGATGCGACACCGCCGCTCGAGGCCACATTGCTGGAAGGGGTGAAGCTGACGAACGTCGATGCGCGGCCGATTCCTCTGGGTTATCGCGAGTTTCCGATCACCATGCTGCCGGCGCGCGATGGTCAGCCGGTGGGTGGGGTGAAGAGAAGCAGCAGTGCACCGAACTCGTCGTACTTCGTGAACTGGAAGTCGACCGACGACAAGGTTGTGTGGCTGGTGGATGTGAACGTCCATGGCAAGTACCTTGTGACCATCGATTACACATGCCCTGAAGCGGATGCCGGATCGACACTCGAACTGCGACTCGGCAAGAGTCGGCTGGTGGCGACAGTGACTCCCGGATGGGACCCACCTCTCTACACCGATCAAGACACGCTCCCTCGTCCTCCTGCTGAATCCTCGATGAAACCATTTCGCACGCTCGATTTGGGTGTCGTTGAACTTCAGCCTGGGATCGGACTACTCACTTTGCAGGCGACCAAAATCCCCGGCAACTCGGTGATGGATCTCCGCCGCGTCACACTGGTGCTGCAAGACTGA